A stretch of the Lactuca sativa cultivar Salinas chromosome 9, Lsat_Salinas_v11, whole genome shotgun sequence genome encodes the following:
- the LOC111896415 gene encoding phytochrome A1: MSTSRPNDQSSTNSARSKHSARIIHQTTVDAKLHADFEESGDSFDYSTSIHVTSTVAGGEQPRSDKVTTAYLHHIQKGKLIQPFGCLLALDEKTFKVIAYSENAPEMLTMVSHAVPSVGENPLLGIGTDVRTIFAGPSANALYKALGFGEVSLLNPILVHCKTSGKPFYAIIHRVTGSLIIDFEPVMPNEVPMTAAGALQSYKHAAKAIARLQSLPSGSIERLCDTMVQEVFELTGYDRVMAYKFHDDDHGEVVAEITKPGLDPYLGLHYPATDIPQAARFLFMKNKVRMICDCRAKHVKVLQDKKLPFDLTLCGSTLRAPHSCHLQYMDNMTSIASLVMAVVINDMNDEIDSPDPQKRKKLWGLVVCHNTTPRFVPFPLRYACEFLAQVFAIHINKEIELEHQILEKNILRTQTLLCDLLMRDAPLGIVAQSPNIMDLVKCDGAALLYKNKVYRMGVSPTESQVFDIVSWLYEYHMDSTGLSTDSLYDAGYPGALALGDIVCGMASVRITEKDILFWFRSNTASEIRWGGAKHEKGEKDDGKRMHPRSSFKAFLEVVKTRSYPWKDFEMDAIHSLQLIMRNALKENEVADLKTNVIQSGFNELKLDGMQELEAVTSEMVRLIETASVPILAVDVDGLINGWNTKIAELTGLPVENAIGTNLLTLVEESSVKTVQKMLNLALEGKEETGVQFEIKTHETKKESGPITLVVNACASRDIHESVVGVCCIAQDITHQKTIMDKFTRIEGDYKAIVHNPNPLIPPIFGTDEFGWCSEWNQAMTELSGISRGEVIDKMLLGEVFGTQSACCRVSNQDAFINLSIVLNKAMTSQVSEKISFGFFAKSGKYVDCVLCVSKRVDNEGTVTGLFCFLQLASRDLQQALHFQRMSEKIAAKRLKALAYIRRQIKNPLSGIIHSRKMMEDTELGDEQRELLHTSALCQRQLNKVLDDTDLDRIVDGYLDLEMTEFTLQQILGACISQVMTKSNVMGIQIVNNVPEEMLAEKLFGDSVRLQQVLADFMSLSVSCTPGGGLLFIWAKLTKDHLAKSVQLVNLELRITHTGGGVPEELLRQMFGTSVDATEEGISLVISRNLLKLMSGDVQYLREATKSTFIISVELAAAGTKKL, from the exons ATGTCTACATCAAGGCCAAATGATCAGTCTTCTACCAATTCCGCAAGATCAAAACACAGTGCAAGAATCATTCATCAAACAACAGTAGACGCGAAGCTCCACGCTGATTTTGAAGAATCCGGCGACTCATTTGACTACTCAACTTCCATCCACGTCACCAGCACGGTGGCTGGCGGCGAACAGCCTCGCTCCGACAAGGTAACCACCGCGTATCTCCACCACATTCAAAAGGGAAAACTAATTCAACCATTCGGATGCTTATTAGCCCTTGATGAAAAAACATTCAAAGTCATCGCCTACAGTGAAAACGCACCCGAAATGCTCACAATGGTCAGCCATGCAGTTCCCAGTGTCGGTGAAAATCCACTTCTTGGAATCGGCACCGATGTGAGAACCATTTTCGCAGGTCCCAGTGCTAATGCTTTGTATAAGGCGTTAGGCTTCGGGGAAGTTTCTTTACTAAATCCGATTTTGGTTCATTGTAAAACCTCCGGGAAGCCGTTTTATGCAATCATTCATCGAGTCACCGGAAGTTTGATCATAGACTTTGAACCCGTTATGCCTAATGAAGTCCCCATGACTGCTGCTGGGGCCCTCCAATCCTACAAACATGCAGCGAAAGCCATTGCTAGGTTACAATCACTCCCTAGTGGTAGCATCGAACGACTATGTGACACCATGGTTCAAGAAGTTTTTGAGCTCACGGGTTATGATCGGGTGATGGCTTATAAGTTTCACGACGATGATCATGGTGAGGTGGTGGCTGAGATTACGAAACCCGGGCTCGATCCTTACCTTGGATTACATTATCCGGCGACTGACATCCCTCAAGCTGCAAgattcttgttcatgaagaacAAAGTTCGAATGATTTGTGATTGTAGAGCAAAACACGTGAAAGTACTCCAAGATAAGAAGTTACCTTTCGATTTGACGTTATGTGGGTCCACACTCCGGGCCCCACATAGTTGCCATTTACAGTATATGGACAACATGACGTCCATAGCTTCTTTAGTAATGGCGGTGGTGATAAATGACATGAACGATGAAATCGATAGCCCCGATCCTCAAAAAAGAAAGAAGTTATGGGGATTAGTTGTTTGCCATAACACCACTCCAAGATTCGTCCCTTTTCCACTACGTTACGCGTGTGAGTTTCTTGCTCAAGTTTTCGCAATTCACATCAACAAAGAAATAGAACTAGAACACCAAATTCTTGAGAAGAACATCTTGAGAACACAAACGCTTTTGTGTGATTTACTAATGCGAGATGCTCCATTAGGTATTGTTGCACAAAGTCCAAACATTATGGATCTTGTGAAATGTGATGGAGCTGCTCTTTTGTACAAGAATAAAGTATACCGAATGGGTGTTAGCCCAACTGAATCTCAAGTTTTTGATATTGTCTCTTGGCTCTATGAATATCACATGGATTCAACCGGATTGAGCACCGATAGTTTATATGATGCGGGGTATCCGGGAGCTCTTGCACTTGGTGACATAGTTTGTGGAATGGCATCCGTGAGAATAACCGAAAAAGATATTCTTTTTTGGTTTAGATCGAATACGGCTTCTGAAATTAGATGGGGTGGAGCGAAACACGAGAAGGGTGAGAAAGATGATGGGAAAAGAATGCATCCTCGGTCGTCTTTTAAGGCTTTTTTGGAAGTTGTGAAAACAAGGAGTTATCCATGGAAAGATTTTGAGATGGATGCGATCCATTCGTTGCAACTTATTATGAGGAATGCTTTGAAAGAGAATGAAGTTGCGGATTTGAAAACGAATGTGATTCAAAGTGGTTTCAATGAGCTTAAACTTGATGGGATGCAAGAATTAGAAGCGGTTACTAGTGAGATGGTGAGGTTGATTGAAACGGCTTCGGTTCCGATTCTTGCGGTTGATGTTGACGGTTTGATAAACGGGTGGAATACGAAAATTGCTGAGTTGACCGGGTTGCCTGTGGAGAATGCTATTGGGACCAATTTGTTAACACTTGTTGAAGAATCTTCGGTTAAAACCGTGCAAAAGATGCTGAATCTTGCGTTGGAAG GAAAAGAAGAAACCGGTGTCCAATTCGAAATCAAAACACACGAAACAAAGAAAGAATCCGGACCAATCACACTTGTAGTCAACGCATGTGCAAGCCGAGACATACACGAAAGTGTTGTAGGCGTATGTTGTATTGCACAAGATATAACTCACCAAAAAACCATAATGGACAAATTCACTCGAATAGAAGGAGATTACAAAGCCATTGTGCACAACCCAAATCCACTAATCCCACCAATCTTTGGAACCGATGAATTCGGTTGGTGTTCTGAGTGGAATCAAGCCATGACCGAGTTATCCGGGATTTCAAGAGGAGAAGTCATTGACAAAATGCTTCTTGGAGAAGTTTTCGGGACCCAATCGGCATGTTGTCGTGTTAGTAACCAAGATGCATTCATCAACCTCAGCATTGTTCTTAACAAAGCAATGACAAGTCAAGTATCGGAAAAGATTTCATTTGGGTTTTTTGCTAAAAGTGGGAAGTATGTAGATTGTGTGTTATGTGTGAGTAAAAGGGTGGATAATGAAGGTACAGTTACTGGGCTTTTCTGCTTCTTGCAACTTGCAAGTAGAGACCTTCAACAAGCTCTTCATTTTCAGAGAATGTCGGAGAAAATTGCAGCTAAAAGACTTAAAGCTTTAGCGTATATAAGAAGACAGATTAAAAATCCGCTTTCTGGGATTATACATTCGAGGAAAATGATGGAGGATACTGAGCTTGGAGATGAGCAAAGGGAGCTTCTTCACACTAGTGCTTTGTGTCAGAGACAACTTAATAAAGTACTTGATGACACTGATCTTGATAGAATTGTTGATGG GTATTTGGATCTTGAAATGACCGAGTTTACTCTCCAGCAAATCTTGGGTGCATGTATAAGTCAAGTAATGACAAAGAGCAATGTGATGGGTATTCAAATAGTGAACAATGTACCTGAGGAAATGTTGGCAGAAAAACTTTTTGGGGATAGTGTGAGACTTCAACAAGTTCTTGCAGATTTCATGTCACTATCTGTTTCTTGTACGCCAGGTGGCGGCCTCCTGTTTATTTGGGCCAAATTAACTAAAGATCATTTGGCAAAATCAGTCCAGCTTGTCAATTTAGAACTCAG GATAACACATACAGGAGGTGGGGTCCCTGAGGAGCTGTTGAGGCAGATGTTTGGAACAAGTGTAGATGCAACCGAAGAAGGAATAAGTTTGGTGATTAGCAGAAACCTGTTGAAGCTCATGAGTGGAGATGTGCAGTACCTGCGGGAGGCAACAAAGTCGACTTTCATCATTTCTGTTGAACTTGCGGCTGCGGGTACCAAGAAGCTGTGA
- the LOC111896406 gene encoding germin-like protein 5-1: protein MATSTYALLVISIMMPIFLSSFVSADPDLLQDVCVADLASDIKLNGFPCKSNITADDFFFPGLAKAALTNNTFGATVTPAFVTQLPGLNTFGVSMARIDYAPGGLNPPHTHPRAAEIVFVLTGELDVGFITTANKLFTKTIKMGEVFTFPRGLIHFQINNGKVPAAVIAAFNSQLPGTQRAADALFGSSPAVEDVVLTKAFQIGTKEVEKIKAKFAPKN from the exons ATGGCTACTAGCACCTATGCGTTGTTGGTGATCAGCATCATGATGCCTATCTTCTTGTCTTCCTTCGTCTCGGCAGACCCTGACTTGCTTCAAGATGTCTGTGTTGCAGATCTTGCCTCAG ATATAAAACTAAATGGATTCCCATGCAAAAGCAACATAACAGCCGACGATTTCTTCTTTCCGGGGTTAGCTAAGGCGGCGCTTACCAACAACACATTCGGCGCAACTGTTACACCAGCCTTCGTCACACAGCTCCCCGGGCTAAACACCTTTGGCGTGTCCATGGCTCGTATTGACTACGCACCAGGTGGCCTGAACCCACCGCACACCCACCCAAGAGCCGCCGAGATAGTGTTTGTGTTGACCGGAGAACTGGATGTGGGATTCATAACTACAGCGAACAAACTATTCACCAAGACAATCAAGATGGGTGAAGTGTTTACGTTCCCTAGAGGCTTAATTCACTTCCAGATAAACAACGGtaaagttcctgcagctgtaaTTGCTGCCTTCAACAGCCAGCTGCCGGGCACCCAAAGGGCGGCAGACGCTTTGTTTGGGTCATCTCCGGCGGTGGAAGATGTTGTGTTGACTAAGGCATTCCAGATTGGAACGAAAGAGGTGGAGAAAATAAAGGCCAAATTTGCACCAAAGAACTAA
- the LOC111896405 gene encoding germin-like protein 5-1: MAASAYVLLISMLMPIFLSSFVSADPDLLQDVCVADLASDLKLNGFPCKSNITADDFFFPGLAKAALTNNTFGATVTPASVTQLPGLNTLGVSMARIDYAPGGLNPPHTHPRATEIVFVLTGELDVGFITTANKLFTKTIKMGEVFVFPRGLLHFQINNGKVPAAVIAGFNSQLPGTQRAADALFGSSPTVEDHVLTKAFQVGTKQVEKIKSRFAPKK, from the exons ATGGCTGCTAGTGCTTATGTGTTGCTGATTAGCATGTTGATGCCCATCTTTTTGTCTTCCTTCGTCTCTGCAGACCCCGACTTGCTTCAAGATGTCTGTGTTGCAGATCTTGCCTCAG ATTTAAAACTGAACGGGTTCCCGTGCAAAAGCAACATAACCGCCGACGATTTCTTCTTTCCGGGGTTAGCTAAGGCGGCGCTTACCAACAACACATTCGGCGCAACCGTTACACCAGCCTCCGTCACCCAACTCCCGGGGCTAAACACCCTTGGCGTGTCCATGGCTCGTATTGACTACGCACCAGGTGGCCTGAACCCACCACACACCCACCCGAGAGCCACCGAGATAGTGTTTGTGTTGACCGGAGAACTGGACGTGGGATTCATAACTACAGCGAACAAACTCTTCACCAAGACCATAAAGATGGGAGAAGTCTTCGTATTCCCCAGAGGCTTACTTCACTTCCAGATAAACAACGGtaaagttcctgcagctgtaaTTGCTGGCTTCAACAGCCAGTTGCCGGGCACGCAAAGGGCGGCAGACGCTTTGTTTGGGTCGTCTCCGACGGTGGAGGATCATGTGTTGACTAAGGCATTCCAAGTTGGAACTAAACAGGTGGAGAAGATCAAATCGAGATTTGCTCCGAAGAAGTAA